Proteins encoded within one genomic window of Psilocybe cubensis strain MGC-MH-2018 chromosome 2, whole genome shotgun sequence:
- a CDS encoding Vesicle transport protein GOT1B has translation MWLSDAQKIGVALTTFGALFMVLGVMLFFDGALLALGNILFISGLTLIIGPQKTFYFFARKQKIRGTICFLGGILLVFFKWPFIGVIVETFGFLNLFGDFFPVVITFLRQLPFVGTVLSMPYISTLVDRVAGSRTSAV, from the exons ATGTGGCTTTCAGATGCTCAGA AAATTGGCGTGGCGCTGACGACCTTCGGAGCGCTCTTCATGGTCTTGGGTGTTATGCTCTTCTTTGACGGAGCGCTACTGGCCCTCGGAAAC ATCCTCTTCATTTCTGGACTCACCCTGATCATTGGCCCTCAAAAGACATTCTACTTCTTCGCGCGGAAGCAAAAAATTCGAGGCACCATATGTTTCCTCGGTGgtatcctcctcgtcttcttcaaatGGCCGTTCATTGGGGTGATCGTCGAGACTTTCGGATTCTTAAACCTATTTGG CGATTTCTTCCCCGTGGTTATTACTTTCCTGCGCCAACTGCCCTTTGTTGGAACAGTTCTCTCGATGCCTTACATATCCACT CTCGTTGACCGGGTCGCCGGTTCACGGACATCTGCAGTATAA
- a CDS encoding U3 small nucleolar RNA-associated protein 6, which yields MERVHFQQEQMLDELKDLVEKNLFTEQETKMIMKKRTAFESSLVRRVAKKADYLRYAAYEMGLEQLRRKRVARMQVAPGPATVSDYALVRRQFHIFERAVKKFKSDVGLWVQYIEVAKREGARALVGRITARALQLHPNKPALFIIAASHELDQHSPSAARVLMQRGIRLNPESLEMWKEYVKMELGFIESLRRRWDVLGIKLGAKEEEKEDASELIVGEGISEKEVDKTAEMDGEYEKEEARRKVMDGAIVASVISSAAQAIPRVELFECIKEAICNYPSPGGLRQRLLDHLYEEARRRLPGDARMAVFVARRQLGAGVTGSALVEGIRTANEELAGRIRETGAKNEELCAAYMEFLEEWCGESSLPGETDQGQQASLRRTAGRAPPAAGDGSGDKCGKIGPDWGKIQADDDYVVVGILAACVACLAAHVSFRIGQGCGEEIP from the exons ATGGAGAGAGTACATTTCCAGCAGGAGCAGATGCTCGACGAGCTGAAAGATCTTGTTGAGAAGAACTTGTTTACAGAG CAAGAGACCAAGATGATTATGAAGAAACGGACTGCGTTTGAGAGCTCGCTTGTTAGACGTGTGGCTAAAAAGGCGGATTACCTGCGGTATGCTGCGTACGAGATGGGATTGGAACAGCTGCGACGAAAGCGTGTTGCGCGCATGC AAGTAGCCCCTGGACCTGCGACAGTGTCGGACTATGCGCTTGTGCGCAGGCAATTCCATATATTCGAGCGCGCGGTGAAGAAATTCAAATCGGATGTAGGGTTGTGGGTGCAATACATCGAAGTTGCGAAACGGGAGGGAGCCCGGGCGCTCGTGGGCAGGATTACAGCAAG AGCGCTGCAACTCCATCCGAATAAACCAGCGCTATTTATTATTGCGGCTTCACATGAACTTGATCAACATTCGCCGTCCGCTGCACGGGTACTGATGCAACGCGGGATCAGACTAAACCCTGAGAGCCTGGAGATGTGGAAAGAGTATGTAAAAATGGAGCTAGGATTCATTGAAAGCCTGCGGCGACGATGGGATGTGCTAGGGATCAAACTAGGGGccaaggaggaagaaaaagaggatgCAAGCGAGCTGATTGTCGGAGAAGGAATAAGCGAAAAAGAGGTGGACAAGACAGCAGAAATGGACGGGGAATACGAGAAGGAGGAAGCGAGACGCAAGGTGATGGACGGTGCTATTGTTGCATCTGTCATCAGCAGTGCGGCGCAAG CGATTCCACGGGTGGAACTGTTTGAATGTATCAAGGAAGCCATCTGTAATTATCCATCTCCGGGGGGACTACGGCAGCGGCTTCTGGACCACCTGTACGAGGAGGCTAGACGGAGACTGCCGGGAGATGCACGGATGGCGGTGTTTGTAGCGCGACGACAACTGGGGGCGGGCGTGACGGGAAGCGCGCTGGTGGAGGGTATACGGACGGCGAACGAGGAGTTGGCAGGACGGATACGGGAGACGGGCGCTAAAAACGAGGAGCTGTGCGCTGCATACATGGAATTCCTGGAAGAATGGTGCGGAGAGAGCAGCCTG CCTGGAGAGACTGATCAGGGACAGCAAGCATCACTCCGGCGCACTGCTGGCCGGGCACCTCCGGCTGCTGGGGATGGATCCGGAGACAAATGCGGAAAAATTGGGCCGGATTGGGGCAAAATACAGGCGGATGATGATTATGTAGTCGTGGGAATATTGGCAGCATGTGTGGCCTGTCTGGCAGCACATGTCTCCTTCCGGATTGGGCAGGGCTGCGGAGAAGAGATTCCATAG
- a CDS encoding Negative regulator of sexual conjugation and meiosis, which translates to MLQYPLQPPPLSLSSHKPSPRDFDYPLSPLSISTNLPSSPSPTTPNLPRSPYLSSRQLQLPVSNRLPKSPSDSQSIPSYSVDDVLAPGDVVGEGFFLQGEPIRLVSNGAADSHHTVPAREFEVIKQLGTGSYAVVYLVQEVLSRPAVSEDGHMSTIGHMDFEIKSLSSSQIVYGRKYAIKCLSKADLDEEALAIQMSEVTIHQSLHLHPNIVTLHRTLETSAFLLLLLEYVPGQDLFYFLEQARDHHEMDNASHTDSSVSASHTPPTPSLLSNLHPSQLLSRTRLRLISSMFSQMCDAVAACHAQQVFHRDIKPENFIVTDGTFTAPDGRFERKVIVKLTDFGLSTTDLESADMDCGSAPYMSYECRNNVAPTYRPRAADVWSLGIVLINMLYHFNPWTDTAQGACSSFDLYLKDPVNFFMQRFMGMTRPVAEVLANKVFCILPDPQDDSPRMTAAEFGAWSKNLPNLLGAHAVHRTVSNSSQGHRISLSLPMSHRPSSRQASGCTTAARTPAIPARSLSRAPSLGPAFERVELSTVIDQDNEDEDADGEIDIEGMTSRSTSTNKRRKRGARKGKGANVVTSTPTPQDSTLATLAVASQSLAREISKASRSSSHRSASITASSSRSTRMNFEPVSMYAMPTALITNTPRTPSTSTAAVTAAPPVVPSPVTKKPSKWKLSFGKSSASSLANAAGAGRVSPVEEVSPPPSLDLSPSQAMATTASNVTSLLMGLNAPPPNPAPAVAPVNKLDNDASSTWSRGRRARDMQNPTTAKNPSKSPGRAITTSANHYTPSNLSSEPWTFHDHRPSERAVSPNSTRSGRPVMSSASSVVSSNWRSSMSTSSSAGTSTSAFTRYSNSSARSISTTATSVSSASWRTSVKPSSTYSSSTGYAHGHLPKNIKIMDGVPWELDQLPRGQHPNPVGDIFGSPPVRKQRTRKPKDLKLDTITERPVVPATSVQKSPGMRRDASTSTTDLSGPAGGKEDVEGVKKVQKGQINALAKMLSALRR; encoded by the exons ATGTTGCAGTATCCCCTCCAGCCTCCCCCGCTTTCTCTCTCATCCCACAAGCCTTCTCCTAGAGACTTTGACTAT CCTCTTTCTCCCCTCTCCATTTCTACAaatcttccttcttctccttctcctactACCCCAAATCTTCCTCGTAGTCCCTATCTTTCGTCCAGGCAGCTCCAGCTTCCAGTCTCCAACAGGCTCCCAAAGTCCCCCTCTGACTCTCAGTCCATCCCCTCCTACTCCGTAGACGACGTCTTGGCTCCAGGGGATGTCGTTGGTGAGGGCTTCTTCCTCCAGGGCGAGCCCATTCGTCTCGTCTCCAACGGCGCTGCAGATTCCCATCACACTGTTCCCGCCCGCGAGTTCGAGGTCATCAAGCAGCTTGGTACAGGTAGCTATGCCGTCGTCTATCTCGTTCAGGAGGTTCTTTCCCGTCCAGCTGTCTCTGAAGATGGCCATATGTCAACTATTGGTCACATGGATTTTGAAATCAAGTCACTTTCTTCATCCCAGATCGTGTACGGTCGCAAGTACGCTATCAAGTGCTTATCTAAAGCAGACCTCGACGAGGAAGCTTTAGCTATTCAAATGTCCGAG GTCACAATTCACCAGTCTTtgcatcttcatccaaatATCGTCACTCTTCATCGTACTCTGGAAACTTCTGCCTTTTTGCTTCTTCTCCTCGAATACGTTCCTGGTCAAGACCTTTTTTATTTCCTCGAACAAGCCCGGGACCATCATGAGATGGATAACGCTTCCCACACCGACTCTTCAGTCTCTGCTTCTCATACTCCTCCGACTCCTAGCTTGCTTTCAAATTTGCACCCCTCTCAGTTGCTCTCTCGTACCCGTCTACGTCTTATTTCGTCCATGTTCAGCCAGATGTGTGATGCTGTTGCCGCCTGTCACGCTCAACAGGTCTTCCATCGTGATATCAAACCGGAGAACTTTATCGTCACCGATGGCACATTCACCGCCCCCGATGGCCGTTTCGAACGCAAGGTTATCGTCAAGCTCACTGATTTTGGCCTCTCCACCACTGACCTAGAATCGGCCGATATGGATTGCGGTAGCGCCCCTTATATGAGCTATG AGTGTAGGAACAATGTTGCCCCTACTTATCGTCCTCGTGCTGCCGATGtttggtctttgggcatcGTCCTCATCAATAT GCTGTACCATTTCAACCCTTGGACCGATACTGCCCAAGGCGCTTGTTCTTCTTTTGATCTCTATCTCAAGGATCCTGTCAACTTTTTCATGCAGCGGTTCATGGGCATGACCAGGCCCGTCGCAGAGGTTCTTGCGAACAAGGTTTTTTGCATCCTTCCAGATCCCCAGGATGATTCTCCTCGCATGACTGCTGCTGAATTTGGTGCATGGTCCAAGAATCTACCCAACCTTCTTGGAGCACATGCCGTTCACCGCACAGTATCCAACAGCTCCCAGGGTCACCGTATCTCACTGTCTCTGCCCATGTCTCACCGCCCATCGTCAAGGCAGGCATCAGGTTGCACTACTGCTGCTCGCACTCCAGCCATCCCCGCCCGTTCTCTCTCCCGTGCTCCGTCCTTGGGACCGGCCTTTGAGAGAGTAGAGCTATCAACCGTCATTGATCAAgataatgaagatgaagatgctgatggagaaattgacattgaGGGTATGACATCTCGATCTACGTCCACTAACAAGCGGCGCAAGCGAGGCGCTCGCAAAGGTAAAGGTGCTAATGTCGTCACGAGCACTCCGACGCCACAAGATAGTACTCTGGCCACCCTTGCCGTCGCATCGCAGTCGCTTGCAAGAGAGATTAGCAAGGCATCCCGCTCATCCTCTCACCGCTCTGCCTCGATCACGGCCTCTTCATCTCGTTCCACCAGGATGAACTTTGAACCTGTGTCGATGTATGCTATGCCTACTGCCCTCATCACCAATACGCCTCGAACTCCTAGCACATCCACTGCAGCCGTAACAGCTGCCCCGCCTGTTGTTCCATCCCCTGTGACCAAGAAACCATCCAAGTGGAAACTCAGTTTCGGCAAAAGCAGTGCTTCCTCCCTTGCCAACGCTGCCGGCGCCGGACGTGTGTCTCCAGTGGAAGAAGTGTcgcctcctccttctttgGATCTATCCCCGTCTCAGGCCATGGCCACTACTGCAAGCAATGTGACCAGTCTCCTCATGGGCTTGAACGCGCCTCCACCCAACCCTGCACCCGCTGTTGCCCCGGTCAACAAGCTCGACAACGACGCGTCCTCAACCTGGAGTCGAGGTCGTCGTGCCCGGGACATGCAGAACCCTACTACTGCAAAGAACCCCAGCAAGTCGCCTGGACGCGCTATAACCACCTCTGCCAATCACTATACTCCCTCCAACTTGTCATCCGAGCCCTGGACGTTCCACGATCATCGCCCTTCGGAACGTGCGGTGTCTCCGAACAGCACGCGTAGTGGCCGCCCTGTCATGTCGAGCGCGAGCTCCGTTGTGTCATCCAACTGGCGCAGCTCGATGAGTACCTCTTCAAGCGCAGGTACTTCAACTTCTGCCTTTACCCGGTACAGCAATTCGAGCGCCAGAAGCATCTCGACGACAGCTACTAGCGTATCCTCTGCTAGCTGGCGCACGAGCGTCAAACCTTCTTCCActtattcttcttcaacGGGATATGCCCACGGTCACTTGCCCAAGAATATCAAGA TTATGGACGGTGTGCCTTGGGAACTTGATCAGCTGCCTCGTGGTCAACATCCTAATCCTGTTGGGGACATATTTGGTTCGCCTCCTGTGCGTAAACAAAGGACCCGGAAACCCAAGGATCTCAAGCTCGATACCATCACGGAGCGTCCTGTAGTCCCGGCGACTTCTGTCCAAAAGTCGCCTGGGATGCGCCGGGATGCTTCCACGAGCACCACCGATCTTAGCGGCCCTGCCGGCGGGAAGGAAGATGTGGAAGGTGTCAAGAAAGTTCAAAAGGGTCAGATCAACGCGTTGGCAAAGATGCTCTCTGCTCTTCGTCGATGA
- a CDS encoding Nuc-1 negative regulatory protein preg, with protein MESSGTARVEIPGDFNEAPIEHLVQLIADMLERLMAHNDRIPLSPESLTRFHSRTAPSISVLDYLKRIVRFTNVEKSCLLITLFNIDQACARMPLFTLSSLTCHRFVITSIAVSSKGLCDAFCPNNLYAKVGGIPVTELNVLEREFLSMIDWRLMCTREILQEYYVNLVRTHSAGTFYIAGSDSPGNSSDSGDDLEMDSGPSAPSSPTMTRQPLLRPALPEPTAVLLEPGAASQEPPQRPTIEQNMAFAALQQHQDYRIATTSTATTFFTSSSSIERSNRRI; from the exons ATGGAATCCTCTGGCACAGCAAGGGTCGAGATCCCAGGCGATTTTAATGAGGCTCCCATAGAGCATCTTGTTCAACTGATTg CGGATATGCTTGAGCGTTTAATGGCTCATAACGATCGTATACCTCTATCGCC TGAATCTTTGACtcgatttcattcgagaaCGGCGCCCAGTATCAGCGTTCTCGACTATCTGAAACGAATAGTGAGATTTACAAACGTCGAG aaatcatgtcttctcaTCACTTTATTCAACATTGATCAAGCCTGCGCCCGGATGCCACTATTCACGCTATCATCCTTAACATGTCATCGTTTCGTCATCACGTCCATCGCCGTCTCCAGCAAAGGCCTCTGCGACGCATTCTGTCCCAACAATCTCTATGCTAAAGTCGGTGGGATACCCGTAACAGAACTTAACGTTCTAGAAAGAGAGTTTCTCTCAATGATCGATTGGCGACTCATG TGCACCCGTGAAATACTGCAGGAGTACTATGTCAATCTCGTACGGACTCACAGTGCTGGCACGTTTTATATTGCTGGAAGCGACTCTCCTGGCAATTCCTCGGACAGCGGCGACGATCTAGAGATGGACAGTGGCCCCTCGGCTCCTTCTTCACCCACTATGACACGACAACCACTCCTACGACCTGCTCTCCCTGAACCAACGGCTGTCTTACTTGAACCGGGTGCTGCATCGCAGGAACCACCTCAACGACCTACAATCGAGCAGAATATGGCGTTTGCTGcccttcaacaacatcagGACTACAGAATAGCTACTACTAGTACTGCTACTACATTTTTTACTTCATCCAGTTCAATAGAACGATCCAACAGACGAATATAA
- a CDS encoding 60S ribosomal protein L12, translated as MAPKLDPNEIKIIYLRATGGEVGASSALAPKIGPLGLSPKKVGEDIAKATSAWKGLRVTVQLTIQNRQAAVSVVPSASSLVIRALKEPPRDRKKEKNIKHSGNIPLDEIIEIARIMKEKSLAKELSGCVKEILGTAQSIGCTIDGQPPHDIIDGINSGDVEIPEA; from the exons ATGGCCCCCAAGCTC GACCCCAATGAAATAAAAATCATCTATCTCCGTGCCACTGGAGGTGAAGTCGGTGCCTCATCCGCCCTGGCCCCCAAGATTGGTCCTCTTGGTCTG TCACCGAAAAAGGTCGGTGAAGATATCGCCAAAGCTACCTCTGCTTGGAAAGGTCTACGGGTCACTGTTCAACTCACCATCCAAAACCGACAAGCTGCTGTTTCCGTTGTTCCCTCCGCCTCTTCTCTTGTCATCCGTGCCCTCAAAG AGCCCCCACGTGATCgcaagaaggaaaagaataTCAAGCACTCTGGTAACATTCCCCTCGATGAAATCATCGAGATTGCTCGCATCATGAAGGAGAAGTCGCTTGCCAAGGAACTGTCGGGTTGTGTGAAGGAGATTCTCGGTACTGCTCAGAGCATTGGATGCACTATTGACGGACAACCTCCCCACGATATCATCGACGGCATCAACTCTGGAGACGTCGAGATCCCTGAAGCTTAG
- a CDS encoding Mechanosensitive ion channel protein Msy1 — MPMDYHDGEQTNMPPPKQRNYIKATAHTFIENRTSFQEQADSSGSESTATNVSDGFNWSEEEQSQNDGNTEPIRSKRGRRMWLAFMKLARPMRVFIIGIIGVAVLITPLVVVNVRFQDSLIKTQVHVWSLWFSVTWAASCGTYLLVDMVPGIVIALAGLFGGQTERLKIQVELVLAVKAWLKLALDIAWAWIALSVIRTLYNPFGAYWTIVNRLMQAFFSAGIIIFVEKLFLQFVAINFHQKALADRLAENQLGLKALDYLSNVHPYSAKKAAYNKRSHKATGSTATFDGTTYRAANTTSSSNETSPIVSKENSSFVDSKISTKAKTPKRKKKMTSVIVDQVGEAIGQVALKNSKFNRKGGYGGLHSARRLARKLFAALSDVNPPRSHLVVEDFYPYFHSTAEAHEAFALFDKDGNGDISKREMREAVQRIYRERKALISGLKDVGSIVAKLDAVLLCVALILIVFIFLLIFNRSNTLASLVPLATVVLGFSFVFGHSAQTLFESLIFIFSTHVFDVGDLVMIDDQVLFVKEFGLFSTTFRRVDGQEVIAPNSLLSSTKLVHNLRRSKSMWETTQLMVSYDTPMEAIEQLRLKIIAYMNANSREWSDCALNIDKMQYQNAIYLNVSMEHRPNWQDWGGRWTRRTAFMRNLKTILEELEIRYTMPIQPVLMPRGDPTASRQGPPIQDPPPSKYQSDASVLGNAGLFQSGDYGRPSGPLFR; from the exons ATGCCCATGGATTATCATGACGGTGAACAAACAAATATGCCACCACCGAAGCAGCGGAACTATATCAAGGCAACGGCACATACCTTCATCGAGAATCGCACATCTTTCCAGGAGCAAGCAGATTCCTCTGGTTCAGAAAGTACAGCAACAAATGTATCAGATGGATTCAATTGGTCAGAGGAAGAGCAATCGCAGAACGATGGAAATACCGAACCTATTCGGTCGAAAAGAGGCAGACGCATGTGGCTGGCATTCATGAAGCTTGCTAGGCCTATGAGGGTTTTTATCATTGGAATCATTGGTGTCGCAGTTCTGATCACTCCGCTCGTCGTCGTAAATGTGCGCTTCCAGGATAGTCTTATAAAAACCCAAGTCCATGTTTGGTCGTTATGGTTTTCTGTTACATGGGCTGCTAGCTGTGGCACGTATCTCTTGGTGGATATGGTCCCTGGTATTGTCATTGCCCTTGCTGGCCTATTCGGAGGACAAACAGAACGCCTGAAAATCCAAGTAGAG CTTGTTCTGGCCGTAAAGGCTTGGTTGAAACTGGCGTTAGACATTGCATGGGCTTGGATAGCATTGTCTGTCATTCGCACTTTATACAATCCATTTGGAGCCTATTGGACAATCGTCAACCGTTTGATGCAG gcttttttttctgcagGGATCATTATCTTTGTTGAAAAACTTTTCCTACAATTTGTAGCCATCAACTTCCACCAAAAGGCTCTTGCTGATCGTTTGGCAGAAAATCAACTTGGTCTGAAAGCGTTAGATTATCTATCTAATGTTCACCCGTACTCTGCGAAAAAAGCTGCGTATAACAAACGCTCCCACAAAGCAACAGGCTCCACAGCAACATTTGATGGCACGACATATCGCGCAGCGAATACAACGTCCTCCAGCAATGAAACTTCCCCCATTGTTAGCAAAGAAAACAGCTCTTTCGTGGACTCGAAGATTTCTACCAAGGCAAAAACACctaaaagaaagaaaaagatgacTAGTGTTATTGTTGACCAA GTCGGCGAAGCAATTGGACAAGTGGCTCTCAAaaattccaagttcaacCGCAAGGGCGGTTACGGTGGACTTCATTCTGCTAGGAGACTGGCGCGAAAATTGTTTGCGGCCCTGAGTGATGTCAATCCGCCACGGTCTCATCTTGTCGTTGAAG ACTTTTATCCCTACTTCCATTCCACTGCAGAGGCT CATGAAGCTTTCGCTCTGTTTGATAAAGATGGAAATGGGGACATATCTAAGCGTGAGATGCGTGAGGCCGTTCAGCGTATTTATCGAGAACGCAAAGCTTTGATATCTGGACTGAAG GATGTTGGTTCGATAGTTGCCAAGCTCGATGCTGTACTTCTATGTGTTGCACTCATCCTTATAGTCTTCATCTTTCTCCTTATTTTCAATCGTTCCAACACCCTCGCCTCTCTTGTGCCGTTGGCCACAGTTGTTCTAGGATTTTCCTTTGTCTTTGGGCATTCTGCTCAGACACTATTTGAATCT ttgattttcattttttctacTCACGTCTTCGATGTTGGAGATCTCGTGATGATAGATGATCAA GTTTTATTCGTGAAGGAGTTTGGACTGTTTTCAACGACTTTCCGCCGTGTGGATGGTCAAGAAGTTATTGCTCCGAATTCACTGTTATCGAGCACAAAACTTGTACACAACTTGCGACGTAGCAAATCCAT GTGGGAAACAACACAGTTGATGGTTTCATACGACACCCCAATGGAAGCTATCGAACAACTGCGATTAAAGATAATTGCCTATATGAATGCAAACAGTCGAGAGTGGTCAGATTGTGCATTGAACATTGACAAAATGCAATATCAAAACGCCATTTACCTCAATGTGAGCATGGAAC ACCGACCGAACTGGCAGGACTGGGGAGGCCGATGGACTCGAAGAACAGCATTCATGCGAAATTTGAAAACTATACTGGAGGAACTTGAAATTCGGTACACCATGCCAATCCAACCAGTTCTGATGCCACGAGGTGATCCAACTGCATCACGACAAGGTCCACCAATACAAGATCCTCCTCCGAGCAAGTATCAGAGTGATGCGTCTGTGCTTGGAAATGCCGGGCTTTTCCAATCTGGAGATTATGGGCGCCCTTCGGGACCTTTGTTTAGATGA
- a CDS encoding Palmitoyl-protein thioesterase 1, translating to MKVPLVSVVFLSSIVLVSSLPRLTPRPLVLWHGLGDSYSSPGMLEFASLVKDVHPGIFVHSVFIEEDFDKDRQAGFYGNINEQVEFVATQLAGIPELKGGFDAIGFSQGGQFLRAYVERYNDPPVNNLITFGSQHMGISDIPVCGRYDLLCQIARRSAKQAVYGAWAQNNLVQAQYFRDPWNMEKYFTANQFLTSINNEVAATRNATYAHNLSSLNNLVLVLFTEDKTVVPKESSWFGSQIVEEDWGRSEQGVLAATNVISEHAILPLRRQPIYLEDWIGLRELDARNGIVFVTCKGEHMQLSGCWKELVIKYAGSGE from the exons ATGAAAGTGCCTTTGGTTTCTGTGGTGTTTCTATCATCAATCGTTCTTGTGTCTTCATTGCCTCGGCTCACACCACGCCCTCTGGTACTTTGGCATGGTCTTG GTGATTCTTACTCTTCCCCAGGGATGCTCGAATTTGCATCCCTGGTCAAGGATGTTCATCCCGGGATTTTCGTTCACTCTGTTTTTATAGAGGAAGATTTTGATAAAGATAGGCAAGCTGGTTTC TATGGGAATATCAACGAGCAGGTCGAATTTGTTGCCACACAACTCGCAGGTATTCCAGAGCTTAAAGGAGGGTTTGATGCCATAGGATTCTCTCAAG GCGGACAATTCCTTCGTGCTTACGTTGAAAGGTATAATGACCCTCCTGTAAACAACCTCATTACATTTGGATCACAACACATGGGAATATCGGATATTCCCGTTTGCGGGAGATATGATTTACTTTGCCAAATTGCTCGGCGGAGCGCAAAGCAAGCCGTTTACGGAGCATGGGCTCAAAATAATCTTGTACAG GCTCAATATTTTCGTGATCCGTGGAACATGGAAAAATACTTTACCGCCAACCAGTTTCTTACATCCATTAATAATGAAGTCGCTGCGACCCGTAATGCGACATATGCACATAATCTTTCGTCCCTTAACAACCTAGTTCTAGTTCTCTTCACGGAGGACAAGACGGTTGTTCCAAAGGAAAGCTCTTGGTTTGGATCCCAGATTGTCGAGGAAGACTGGGGCAGATCTGAGCAAGGTGTATTAGCCGCCACGAATGTCATTTCGGAGCATGCCATACTACCTTTGAGGCGCCAGCCCATATACCTCGAAGACTGGATTGGACTACGTGAGCTTGATGCACGTAATGGAATCGTGTTTGTGACATGTAAAGGGGAGCACATGCAGTTGAGTGGATGCTGGAAGGAGTTGGTCATCAAGTATGCTGGTAGTGGAGAGTGA